Within the Setaria viridis chromosome 3, Setaria_viridis_v4.0, whole genome shotgun sequence genome, the region GTCCTCCCGTGCGAGGGTGGCCACCACGCCAAATGCCTCACGTTCCATGATCAATGTCGCCGGAACCAGCAGGAGGACGGCCACCGGAGCCATGTAACGGAGGAGGTCCATGGAGTTCATCTTCTCACTGCAGGTGTAAATAAAGGAGAACGAAACGAATTGAAGCCTCTGATTCTGACAGATCGAGAAATCCCTGAAGACGGACAGCGTTATCGATATATTACTCTTCTGATGATAGCAAGATCCCCTGCAGCACGGTCTTGAGCGCCCTCCCGGCCGTGGCTCCGACGCACATGATGAAACCGAAGAGGTGGAAGCTCGGCTCGCCCTGAAGCGCAATGCATGTTGCAGAGAGGTGTGAAAATCGTTGAAGAGTTCGTGAAATAAATCAGCTTCGTGGTGAGGTGGTTGAAAGGTTCATCAAAATCCGGCTTCCAAGCTACCTTAGTGCATCGGCATTGTACAATTTGGGGAGGAAAAACAAATCAGAACGGAATATATTGAAGAAGATCGAGGTGGCTTTACCCCCGTGGCGAtgacgacgccggcgacgacggggacGAGCGCGCCGTACGTGGCGCAGGCCTCccggcgcgcggcgacggcgtaGGCGAGGACGGCGGTGAAGAAGGGCGTGGTGGCGCCGACGGCCTGGTTGAAGGAGACGGGGAGGTAGCGGAGGGAGACGTTCCCGGCGACGACGGACGCGCAGAAGACGGCGCCGAGCACGGCGACCCTGGCGAGCTGGccccgggagcggcggcgggaggtggaggtggaggaggaagggccCGCGGCGTGGGCGAGGGTGGAGAGGAGCGCGCAGGCGGACATGTGGCAGGCGGTGAGGAAGACGGGGAAGCGGAAGCCGTAGACGGAGAGGAGGTACTTGTTGAGGAGGAGCACGCCGATGTTGGAGGCGTaccacgccgccaccagccCCGCCGTGAAGAGCCTGGAGGCCGCCggggaggcgccggcgccggcggcgtccgcggcggcggcggacgtggggagcgcgtggtggtggtgcgccTCCTGCCCCATCTCGAACGGAcccggatgcggcggcgggggcggaggtggtggagatggGGAGCCGCTGCCCTGgcctggcctgctgctgctgctgccgggcTTTGGGAGGGGTTACGCGTGACTGCGGCGGATTAGTAGTAGTTGGCGCCGCGCTAATGGCGTGTCGGGGCCGAGACCTTAGCAAAGGGGGCGCGAGGGGGACACGTGGCGTGCCGTGCTGGTGCTGTGCCGTCCGAACAGAGGATCCGACAGCGTCGCCTGCCCGGCGCCGGGACGCGTGACGCGCCTATTTTTCTTCCGTTTTTTATTGGCAGCTCAGCTTCTAATCCGCGAGATTAAAGAAACATTTTGGTTAAGGTTAATCTCTAACTAATCGATTCGATGATCGCAAGGCGCTGACACTTTGACAGGCCGCTAGATATTCCGGTGCAGTTACACGGAAGGGGGTGATcggtgaactttttttttttttggtataaTAGAGCAAAGAAGAACATTAGCATGGTCAGCGACGCGCAACGGCAAACATGCCGTATCGTACGTCGCGATACGGGACATGGTCGCACCGTGCAGCGACGGGGCATGCACGGGGGGGCATGGTCGCACCGTCGCGTGGACTAGTTCACACCTGCTCCCGTACGGACTTTTGCGGTCACGGGCTTGGAAAAAGACGACACGATAACACTGGAGATCGGAATTGGTATCGTGTAGGTAGAGGTGTATCTTGCTGGACTGGGGGCATGAAAATGACAAGACATGCACGCAGCGGCACGATCTGTCGTCCCTAATAATTTGTTTATGTATGTGGGTTAATATATTCACATTTTGTGGGACTCTGATGGCAGGTTCACGGCGTGCACGTCTACGTGAATGAATAATGCATCGGAAAAGTCAGTTCCTTCCAGAAAGAAAATGTCATTCTGTATTCCGAACTGTGTGGAAATGAGTTGTTCAGGCTCCATAGATGTAGCAGTTCGCAGGCACATGGTCGCACCATGGGCATGGAGGACTGTTGGGCCGCCCATATTTAATATTGGCCCAGAATGACAAGTAATACGATGGcccaacttttttatttttttgcccctttttttttgaaagtttgTCACAAATATGCCCCTGAAGGTATCATTTTAAAATCTGGACCCTTAACTTGGAGTCATCGTTGGTGGCGTCAAGCTTACAAGTCTCGGCACCAGCTGGTTCGGCACCTAGGTTGGGGCCACGTTAGTGGCTTGGGCGCtgacgtggcagccagcttggCCTTACCCCGGCGTCCAACCTTGCTGcccgagccttcttcctcttctttctccttccttttggGTTTTTTCTCTCCCCACTTCGCCCTACATCACGAAACGGCATATTGGACCTCAAAAACTTtgatttgatccgtggatcttCGAGAGTAAGGTATCCTTGCTCCctcctagtttttttttcacatcgattcggtATATATTAGTTGGATTTTTGaattagggtttcatgcaattttaatatttatattatataAGCGTAGGATGCCAAGTcgtggaaaagctaggaaaccaagGTAACCTCTGCGCACATTGTTATGTTAAggttcattgttgtggatcaaatgggAAACTCTAGGTGTAGGGTTTAATGTTAATTGCTTtcggttcttacaacgaaaatagctaaattgtagttatggccgGATGACCGGAAATAGTTTCgacccattgcctctgcctagtggtgttccagtgcccatgtgcttttgtggcgatccttgcaaggtagccaagttcgatgaagaggacacgtataggcaaaggtattggatgtgttccaattttgcgtttgagcctacacttcgtcagcgccgcattaacaagatggtgaggaattgatgttgTGTATTTTGTGtcatatgacatcttgcatgatttttttgttgtgtaacaattgcatttgttgcagacccctccaccgctctgtgattttgagcagtggattgaTACTGAGATCAAGCCTAAAGATAAGGAAAAGATGCAGGAAATATTGCGATGGGAGTCAGAGAagaaggagatgatggagaaAAGACGCAGAGAGGAGGCTGAAGAAAAGGAGCACaatgaagaggaggaaaggaggcgtgttgctACGTacagggaggggagagagaagaagcttgagcgtgcgcgccgagcgaaagcagcgatggaggagaatcccgatgccctgaggaagggaaagtggcctcatTGCACTCAGTACTCTCCATTACTTGCTAGTTCTATGGACTTTTCATTGTGTTATCAtgtaatgcactttaagtatgggcATGCTTAGGTCATGTACTGCAATGCGTAGACATATTGTCATGTAATGCACTTTAACTTGGACTAGTTTATTGTTTAGTTGTTAGCAGTAGAGGGGTGAAGAAACAAGATCTGCTTTGCACACATCTTTGGCTGCACTCAACACATAATGAGGCATGGCCACACGAGGTAAGCACATGATGCACATAGCGGCCACAACTACTCAAATCTATTGCCGCATGTCAGTGCTCTCGAGCCTCCTTGCATAGCTTGATGATATCAATGGATGCCGGCTGCTCCAAAGCATTCTGCTAACAGAAACCCTTGTTTCAGCAACTAACCACAACATTTTACTCCACATATAGGACATTTCATTTTGTTAAGCCACATGGGGCTCACTCAAaagacaaaaaagaagaagaaggcttaTATTTATTAGCCACTTAGCTAATGAACTGGAAAAACTGATGGCGTTGATTAATACGTACTTTAGGCAGAAAATTTCAGCAAAATTTTCCCTATTTTTTATGTAATCCATACACAAATATGAGATGAATACAACATGTTGAAACATACAAATATATGCCACATTCATCTGAAACCATATACATGAGCATATTAATAGTCCACACAGTCTATAATTATAGTCCATAGTAGTTCATAGTTGATAATAATAGTCCATACAGTCCACAACAGTTCATAATAAAAGTCCACAATAGTTCATAATAAAAGTTCACAAAGTTCATAATAGTACACAATAACATCTACCACAAACCctcactgcctcctagtcttactcTTACCCTtgcgtcggtgcctggagtgtaagggtCAGGTGGACAGTGTTGCCTAGTGCCTGAAGgctgtgtaggctgagtcaagggagcgtCCTGGAGCTGAGATAGTCCAAGCTCCTCGTGCCTCTAGTccgcctcgtcctcgtccttATATGCAATGCCTATGGTAGGTGCTTGGCTAGACGAACCTAAGCCTCCTCTGCCTGGGGAAGGAACATGCACGTCTCGCGTCGTGGCTGTCCTGCAACCACAATGAGCAGCCGCACGGCGTAGCCGATGTGACAATGAGGGTAGATGTTGGGTTCTCCCAACCTCTTGGTAATGAGGGTAGATATCAACTGCCGATGCTTTAGTGTAAGCACATGGTCAACACAATTGTGTGGCccgacaacttttgtgatcttccatTTTCCAGTGACCTTTTGCttccttgcacaaaccctccataGGCAGCATTCCTTATCACACACAACTATGTAATGGCGCTCTGCATATGAATGCAAGACCTTGTAAGGTCTCTTTCGTATCACTGCAAACGCCTGCAACCACCTCTTCAATGCAGGGAGGTCCTTGAATACCCTACCCTTCTCAATTACCATGTTAGGGCCGGcctcaggagcttctaggagctcatcatcacgtccttttGCACACGCCTGATCGGAATGAGCAAGATCGCTGAACTCATGTACTCTTGGATCACGGTGACCAGAAAAGATCCGCCTCAGCATCTCAACATCACTCTTTGTCAGCTCTCCAACAGGGCGATAATCATTACTATCAAGAGCCATTCCCATCTCATATGCCTCCGAATCATTcataatttcaacactattggagcCACGGAATCCATCTCCACAGTGCACTTGTGCAGCAACTGGGGGCACATCCACAATGTCAGGAATGTCTCCTACAACATAAGTACAAATATGAGGAAAGAACGAAAAAAATGGACGTAAGGAAGGGGGTAAGCTCCCAATAACCATGCGGATAATACACTTAATAATACACTTACTCGGATGATTCCGTGTCAAAGGAATCTCATGAGGAGAATTTGCCACAACATCATGAGTCTGACAAGCATCTCCTACTAGCTCATTGGGGGCAGATTGAGCATCGGGAACCGTAGGTGCAACCTCCACATCCGTATCAGGTTCCGGGACGGGAGGGTCGAAGTGTGCCTGCTGACCCATTGGTGGGGAAAGTCGACGAGGGATGGGATCAACTAACACCCGACGCACAACCACGTCCAAACTTTAGAACTAACACTTCATAGCCGATCTCACATAGTTCTCCCACTGGTCTGCACACCTAATTGGGATCATCTTCCTCAGGATATTGggaggggaacctaggtgaagtacaCCCTCCACTGCGATGCCATCATTTCTATGCCGATgtagctcctcccgagcccttgcaactAACTCACTAAATGAAGACTTCTCATTGAATAACACAGGCATGCTTTGCATCTCAACAAACTCAACATATCCATAGTGATCTCTTTCCACGGAGCCTCcatgatatatgctcactagATTATCCATCTAGTTCATACACATAACGACGAACAATTCCTTTAGTCCAATATAAATGAAGCATACTAAGTACAACATCTCTAGTATGTAATAACTAACTAAATATATACTATCAATTCACTAATAACTACTGAGTAAtactaactaactaactatgtcaagTTACTATCTAACTAACTATGTACTACTATTGAGTACTACTACCTATCTAAATCACTACCTAAGTATCCatctatctaactatctatCTAACTAACAAGAAAATTACCTTGCAACCGGTGCAGGGGACGGGGCGGTTGCACCCGGTGCCCAGGCCGGCGGGGGAGAGGCCAGACGCCTAGGACGGCTTTGAGCAGCGCGGCGAGCTGGCGGGGAGCGGCACAACGGGGGCGGGGAACGACGCCCAGGCTGGCGGGGAGCGGCGCGGCAGGGGCGGGGAACAGCACGACGGGGAGCAACGCGGTGTAGAACGAGCGCGGAGTGAGGTTCAGATACGAAACTGGACTGGGCCCTCTGTAAGCCAGCTttgcgccatagatcttggcgccaagatgtATGGTGCCAAGCTGGCTGCCATATTTCGTGCCGCCAACGTGGCCCCAACCTAGGCGCCGAAACAGCTGGTGCCGAGACTTGTAAGCTCGGCGCCACCAACAATGACGCCGAGCTAAGAgttcagattttgaaaggatacCTCTAGAGGTATATTTGTGagaaacttaaaaaaaagataaaaaaataaaaaattcggTACGATGGCCCATCCTCGGGCTCGCTCGGTCAGAGATTATTAGGCTGGGCCAATATCAAAACTGGGCCAGCCAAATAAGCTCCGCCTAGCTTTCTTTGGAGGTTGGATTGGACAGTAGCAGCAGTCCAAAATCTGGCACGAAATATTGTTTTGGCAAAATGGAATGATATGAACTCGAAAGATTTTGCACGCCGTGTCATCGAATTACGGGTTCGAAATTCCAGACCTGCTATTGAGGTCGAAAATTTTACTCGCGACTAATGTGCGTATGGAGGAACGCTATCATGCTGTGCAGCGTCACTTCGCAGTTTGTCACGCAAACGTGAGCAGCGTTCGATTACCTGGGCCCACCAGGCGGTCACCGTCAGCCGGGAGCGCGGCCGCGACGCGCCGTACGGTACGACCCAGCGGGGAGCCTGGGAcgcgccgcgcccgcgacaCGTGTCGACTCGCCGCAGCTGGCGCGGCCATCCAGTGGGAAAAGCGCCGCCGGGGCGGGACCCGCCGACGTGGCCCGTGCCCGGCCGGTATCCGACTCGGACGCGAGCGAGGGGAGCTGCGAGCCAGTAGTACCCGCGCGGAGTCGGAGGCCGTGGCACGGCGACGTCACGGGCGCGGGGGTTCGGGTCGGGTTCGTGGGCGTGGCGCGGCCGGACTCGTCCCCCCCGCCGTGACAGGGCAGGGCAGATCCGACCAGGACACCGGCTCGCGTCGGAGTCCGGGTCTCCGCCGCCCTTTTCTCTCCCGCCGCCGTGTTATAAGCCCTCGCTcgcgcggccgcgccacccAAATACCCTACCCACACCAACCAACCAACGCCACGAGCCGCGCGCGAGCCGGCGCGGCGCAACCGATCGCCACCGACCCCACCGACCCGTCTCGCCGGACGAGCAGCACCCTCGTGCCCTAgctccagccgccgccggcggcggtagCGGAAGCTAGTGCAGGTTACCAAGGGGTCCTCTCCTCATGGAGGTGGCCGAGGAGGCGAGGGAGGCCGTGCTGGTCTACGCGCTGGCGGCGATCGCCAACGAGGGCGCGGAGGCAGGGGAGAcggcggccgcgctcgccgcgctctGCGACGTGCTCGCCCTCTCGGGCCCGGACCTCATCCACGGCATCCCCTCCGCGCCGCTCGCCAAGCGCCTCCcgaagctcgccgccgcctccgccgggggcgacgacggcgacgtgcCGCTGCTCGCCACGCGCGCCATGGCCGAGGCATGCGAGGGCGCGCCGGTGTGGGCCGCGCGCTTCGCGCACCACGGCGCCGTCGAGGCGCTCCGCGACCGCCTGCTCGCCGTCAACTCCATCGAGCTCGCCGAGGAGGTTTGTTTGGTGCACTTTTCCCCTCGTACCGCAAACCCATCATTAATCCGCTTCCTCCTAAAGCTAAACCCTCCCCTGCTTAAACCCTGTCTGGTTGTCTTGATTGATCGTAGGTTGTGGGCTCTCGTAAGTCTTAATTTAGGTTCCTCGTATAAATTACTCGTACCAATTCGTTAATGCTACTGACCCCGGCTGTAGTCAATCAGTTGCCGGCCGAATTGTGATGCCGTAAATTTGGTTACTTCGAAACAAATGTGTGGTGCTCACGCCCTCACGGCGCGTTACCTTGCTCCCCTGCAGTTGCAGCTCTGcacctttccttttttataCTTAGTGGAGACTGCGATTAATATTGACAGGACGAGTGTCTAGATCGCAATGCAGTGGTTGTAAAGTGGTCAAATTTGGAATTAAAATTGGCTGGGAGGTGGTATGTAGTTTATACATATTCCAGTTCACTAAACGCATGGTAAAATTGCTATATATCGCAGCAGGCATAAGCTGGATGCTGACACACTCGATGAGAAGCAGGGTAGTTTTTATACTGCGATGCGTTTTGTTTACTATGCTCCCTTGCACAAGCGCACGTGTTGACGTGTTACATTTTGTTTAGTCCATTGATTTTGTAACTCGTGCCTAAAACTCAACTGCTTGTGATCATGTGACTATGTGGTCAAGCCATTTGTTTTCCTTCTACCGTTGCTTGCTGTTCTTTACGTTGCAACCTGGTTCTAAAAATGGCATCCCTTATTTTGGCAGTGCCTGCGAGCTCTGGAAGTCATATCTTTAGAATGCCCCGAGCAGTGCCTAAGCCGGGGAGTGGCAGCCGCTGTGCTGCAGTTCTTCGACTTCTTTTCGACGAACAAGCAGGCAAGGCACAAAGAGTGTACCTTTGCGGCTTCCTCTGGTTCTGCATTGTTAGTTCTGTCCGTGTATGTCCCATGCTCACCAACTGTTTGTGGAAATGCCTACAGAAAGTGGCTCTCCAGATCATCTCGAATATCTTCAGTGATTATGATGAAGAGTATGTGTCTACAGCCATGGAGGCTGTGCCTTCTCTGTGCAACCTCCTGCAGTCTTCTGATAAGACGGTATGTGTGTTGAGGATGATATATATACGAGGAAAAGTAGTTTGGTTTCTTTGTTCGTTCTTGTTTCTTATTTCATGCACAACTGTGTTGATGGGCTGTTGATAATTGTGGATGCTAGATTCTGAAATCCGCTATTTCTTGCTTGGCATTGGTTGCTGCTGGCGCTTCCGAAAATGCTGAACACATGGGTAAGCTCAGCGAAACGAATGCTGTTGAGGCAACAATGAGCTTGATGGGTAACGAGGGTTGGAAGAGCCTCAGTGATGACACCTTAACTGTATGTTGCATCATCCTTCCTTTCTTGGTCATCACCATCACTGTTACAGCTTTAGCACCTGAAGACTCATGACTGGATTGAACATGTTTCACAGGGCATTCTTGGGCTGCTTAAAAATCTTGCCTCTGTCTCCGCAAAGGCCGTGAAGTCTCTTTTCGAGTTGGATTTTTGTGGATTGCTCAAGCAGATGATAACTTACTACAGTTCCTCGAACTGTGATAACGATAAGGTACACCACACTTCTTCTCCTTGAATTACTTAGCAATGTGTAATTTTGTGGTCATGCACATTTGTTTGAGGTGCTTTAACTTCCGGATTAACTTGCCAAGTTCCTTGCGTGAATGTTAAATATAATGTATcacatttattttaaaaaaatcagaGAATAGTTTCATATATTTTTAGAGCGTGCAAAAAAGGATAACCCTGTACATTCAGGTTATCAATAGACAGCATATTTATGTATGTGGCTGTTATCACAAGACTGTTATGTGGATGCCATCTTCATGCATTTTATGAAGTGCTTGCAAACATCTTGGTGAATCTCTTCACATTATTAAACCCCCAACTGCAGGTGAAGATGCTTCTGGAGCTCATTTACCAGCTTATGCCGCCTCTTGGAGCATCTGAGCAACATGCTAAACTAGTCACTGCAAAGAAGAATGTCATCATGGGACAAAGTGCATACATGAACCAGCTTGCCAGCATTGTTGCCCTCACAGTACAGGTATCTTTCCGGGGCCTCTAATTGGAGGATCTGCCTACAGAACTTTCCCTTAACATGCGCATTCCTTTTGTCTAATGTAGGTTGCAAAATGTGCTGCACTATCATCAATTTGCTACAGATGTGTTGTTGTAATCAGCAACATTGTTGAATTAAGCACGCCTGATTTCCTTATGGAGTTACAGAAGACTGTAAATCTGTCAAGGTGAAAATTTTCTCACAAACTTATTTTCTTTAGTAAGATTTTGACCTTTGAAATATGCTTCCTTTTCACCATGCGTGGTGTTCATGTTTATCTCTTGTCTTTGTATCAGCTTTCTTACTTGTTTGTTGGCCCGGAAAAATCGCCATATCTTATTCCAAACACTCAAGATTTCAAGGACCCTCCTGGAAAAATGCCAACAGTTTTTCCTCGAGACCTTTACCAAGGAGGGTGTAAAGCATTCGATTGATTCCATAGTATCACAAGAAAAAAACTCTAGTCACCAGTTGAAAACAAAGAATAACAAAGAAAGTTGCCTTTGCTTTGACCTGGAGTCTTCCTCGACTGGTGAGGCATGTAGGATTGAGAACAATGCTGTCATGAAACTAGGAGAAGAGATAAAGAAACGCTTCTTCTCGGTGCAAGGAAGTAAAAAATCTCCACATAGGTTTGGATTTTCTCTTAAAAGTGTCAGGGACTTTTTTGCTAGGTTGCATGCTGCAACATCCCCAACTGAAAATCCAGATAGCTGCAAGCAATTATCTGATCTTTCAAGGAGATTATTGTCAGATGAACTGCCAGTTACTTCTACTTTTGAGTTTGTACAGAGTGGATCGATAAAATATCTGGCAATTTATCTCTCAAATGGGGCATACTGCAATACGGATCTCAGTGATGGACAGGATGTACTAGGACAGCTTGATGAGGTGCAGAGTCGGCTGCAGAAATTTGCTTCTTTGGCTCTCACTGTCTCCAATGAAAGCTCAGCAAATCCCCTTGGGATTTTGGTGGAGAAGCTACTAGACACCTTGCAGATGTGCTATGACAGTTTTCCCGTAATGCTCTCTGATGAACCGAGTACACGTGAGAGCATGATGATTCCCCTGAGATACCCTGAGACCCAGGAAGTAACGACATTGGAATTAAAATTTCGGAGGTCACAGAGGGAGAAGGAATTGCGCAACTACAATGATGTTCTCAGTGTTGATCTTTTCTCAACACCTGATGCCATCGAACCAGTTCTACTCCCTGAAGTTTGTAAAAAAACCGATCAGGAACCTGCACCCAAGGTACCACAGTGTTGCTTAAACTATAATTTCCTTAATGTTGATGCAAAAAGAAACACTTGGGTTAATTCTCTTGAACTTGAACTATTCTTTTTTTAGAGTGTCCCTTGAATTATTCTTATAAACTAATGCAGTTACATGCAGACAGATCATATTGGTTAGGGATAGATCTTGCATGTTTTCACTTTTATTTTCGATATCTAAACTTCCCTATGCAATGTTTAATAATTTCCCTCTTGTTGCTACGATTACAGAACTTGAATCAGGAGAAGGAAGCAAATGGTAGCAGCAAATTAGGTGAGtccaaaaatggtaaaaatctCTCTCTTTCATATCTCATTTTCTTTAGCTTATGTGGATATAAAGTGCAACAGCTTTGGTTACTTGATTGGTGATTATGATATGATTAACATAAATAAACCCCTGTTTCTTATCCAGATGACGGGAACAGATCCTCAAAACTGAGATTCTTGTACAATGGTGTGATACTCCAACCATCTGCTACTTTTTTTGAGTCTATCCTTCGTCTGATGAACAAGGGGCAATCTGATCTCGAGATTGACCCATCTTTCTGGGATGAAGAACACTATATAACCTATAGGAAGAGAAACAAAAGCAAAGAAATCTCTTCTCAGAGTTCCTATAATACTCAGCTATCCCACGTGCAAGAAAACCTTCAGTACACATGGTTAAAGGACCCGTTTTTCACTGCCATACTTCTTGGCAAACTTCCTGGTGATCTGGATGGGTCCGATCCATCGTACAATCTCTTGTTCATGCTGAAAGTTCTTGAAGGGCTGAACCGTTTTTCATATCAACTGTTGATGGATGAACAGATAAACAAATTTGCTGAAGGAACTCTACAAGATATCAATGATCTTAAGGTGGCAATTTATCCAGTCCCACAGCATCAGTTCATCAGCAGCCTTTTGACGAATAAGCTAGAGCTGCAAATGCAAGATAGCTTGTTTGAGGATGGTCTCATACCCTCGTGGTGTGTCTATCTTGTTGAGACCTGCCCGTTCCTATTGTCCTTCAACACACGGTGGAAGTACTTTTGCCTGACTGCACATCGCTTGTTCAAGACTGACCAGGCTAACAGTTCTACTTCAGACCATTTTCATGGTCACGCAGACCAGGTTAAGAGTCCTCCACAGACTAAAAAGTATAGAGTGACCCGAAGCGCAATCATTGAAGGCGCTGTATCAATGATGACCAATCATGGTCCAAGCAGCAGAATTATTGAGGTAGAATTCGAAGGAGAGGTTGGGACTGGGCGAGGTCCAACATTCGAATTCTACACTACAGTTAGCCATGAACTTCAAAGAGCCGGGCTTGGAATGTGGAGAGGAGACAACCGTGAAGATGGATTCATTCATGCCTCTTTTGGACTATTTCCAAAGCCGTGGTCATCATCAAGCATGCAAGGGATTGATTTTTCTAATGTGCTACAGAAATTCAAGCTTCTTGGGCATCTTGTTGTGAGAGCAGTCCTGGATGGAAGGATCCTGGACATTCCACTTTCTAAAGCATTTTACAAGATCGTGCTTGAGCAGGTAATTCTTTTACCAATCACCCATGACTCTTCCCTCTTCTACACCCCTCATTTTCCATCTCCATTGTTCTGATCATTGTGCTATTTGTTTTAGGAGCTCGATATATATGACATCCCATCGTTTGATCCTGAGCTGGGCAAGACATTAATAGAGTTTCAAGCACTTGTTAAGCGGAAGAAATTTATGGAAACATCTTTAAGA harbors:
- the LOC117849783 gene encoding probable sugar phosphate/phosphate translocator At3g11320, whose protein sequence is MGQEAHHHHALPTSAAAADAAGAGASPAASRLFTAGLVAAWYASNIGVLLLNKYLLSVYGFRFPVFLTACHMSACALLSTLAHAAGPSSSTSTSRRRSRGQLARVAVLGAVFCASVVAGNVSLRYLPVSFNQAVGATTPFFTAVLAYAVAARREACATYGALVPVVAGVVIATGGEPSFHLFGFIMCVGATAGRALKTVLQGILLSSEDEKMNSMDLLRYMAPVAVLLLVPATLIMEREAFGVVATLAREDPNFIWILLCNSSMAYFVNLTNFLVTKHTSPLTLQVLGNAKGAVAVVVSILIFRNPVTFVGMLGYGITVAGVVLYGEAKKRSK
- the LOC117847281 gene encoding E3 ubiquitin-protein ligase UPL4 — encoded protein: MASLILAVPASSGSHIFRMPRAVPKPGSGSRCAAVLRLLFDEQAGKAQRVYLCGFLWFCIVSSVRVCPMLTNCLWKCLQKVALQIISNIFSDYDEEYVSTAMEAVPSLCNLLQSSDKTILKSAISCLALVAAGASENAEHMGKLSETNAVEATMSLMGNEGWKSLSDDTLTGILGLLKNLASVSAKAVKSLFELDFCGLLKQMITYYSSSNCDNDKVKMLLELIYQLMPPLGASEQHAKLVTAKKNVIMGQSAYMNQLASIVALTVQVAKCAALSSICYRCVVVISNIVELSTPDFLMELQKTVNLSSFLTCLLARKNRHILFQTLKISRTLLEKCQQFFLETFTKEGVKHSIDSIVSQEKNSSHQLKTKNNKESCLCFDLESSSTGEACRIENNAVMKLGEEIKKRFFSVQGSKKSPHRFGFSLKSVRDFFARLHAATSPTENPDSCKQLSDLSRRLLSDELPVTSTFEFVQSGSIKYLAIYLSNGAYCNTDLSDGQDVLGQLDEVQSRLQKFASLALTVSNESSANPLGILVEKLLDTLQMCYDSFPVMLSDEPSTRESMMIPLRYPETQEVTTLELKFRRSQREKELRNYNDVLSVDLFSTPDAIEPVLLPEVCKKTDQEPAPKNLNQEKEANGSSKLDDGNRSSKLRFLYNGVILQPSATFFESILRLMNKGQSDLEIDPSFWDEEHYITYRKRNKSKEISSQSSYNTQLSHVQENLQYTWLKDPFFTAILLGKLPGDLDGSDPSYNLLFMLKVLEGLNRFSYQLLMDEQINKFAEGTLQDINDLKVAIYPVPQHQFISSLLTNKLELQMQDSLFEDGLIPSWCVYLVETCPFLLSFNTRWKYFCLTAHRLFKTDQANSSTSDHFHGHADQVKSPPQTKKYRVTRSAIIEGAVSMMTNHGPSSRIIEVEFEGEVGTGRGPTFEFYTTVSHELQRAGLGMWRGDNREDGFIHASFGLFPKPWSSSSMQGIDFSNVLQKFKLLGHLVVRAVLDGRILDIPLSKAFYKIVLEQELDIYDIPSFDPELGKTLIEFQALVKRKKFMETSLRTSSPTAVLSYKNVKLEDLCLDFTLPGSPEYELIPRGSQKMVTLDSLEEYVSLVVDATLKSGIAKQIEAFKSGINEVFTLKALKMFTEEEMERILCGEQDAWALKNLEDHMEFEHGYDISSPSITTFLEILRELGREEQRAFIQFTTGAAQLPLGGLASLDPKLTVVRKQCDGNVDDELPSVNTCRHFIKLPPYSSKEIMKKKLKYAITEGLGSFHLS